AAGCTGAATAATTTCCGCCATAGGCTCCCTCCTTTTGTTTCTAATGTCATGTATATGCGAAAAACAGATCCTATACCAAACAGAAAGGATCTGTTTTCCTATTCCCTTTTCTATTATAATTCCAGAAATACGGAAAATATACCAAGAGCACCAAATAATGCGGTAACCAGTGTAAATACAGATACAATCTTGATTTCACTCCAATTACACATTTCAAAATGGTGATGGATTGGACTCATTTTAAAGATGCGTTTCCCGGTTGTTTTAAAGCTGATTACCTGTAAGACAACAGATAAAGCTTCGATAATGTAAATAATACCAGCAAATACAATCAGCATTGGGCGATCGATGCCAAAAGCCAACGCCACTACAGCACCACCCAGGAACATGGATCCAGTATCCCCCATAAATACTTTTGCGGGATAGAAATTCCATACTAGGAATCCCAAACATCCGCCAGCGATTGCGGCAGCGAAAATATACATGCTGTCAAATTTCAACATAGTCGTTAAAATCATAAAGACAATGGCATAAACAACGGTAACAGAGGAAGCTAACCCATCAATTCCATCGGTTAAATTGACCGCGTTTACCACAAAATAAATGCCGATTACAACCAGTGGGTAAAATACCCAACCAAAATCAAACTGTCCGATGAATGGAAAGATAACCGTTGTGGAAACCGCACCGCTCATCGCTAAAGTAGCGACGTATCCAATACAAAGAATTAATTGGAATACGGTTTTTTGCTTTGCAGTCAAACCC
This is a stretch of genomic DNA from Clostridium facile. It encodes these proteins:
- the mraY gene encoding phospho-N-acetylmuramoyl-pentapeptide-transferase — protein: MTWIAGITTLLVAFALTAISGKFLIPFLRKLKFGQTIKEIGPTWHEKKNGTPTMGGIMFAFGSTVALIVGMFILTVNHTEATGTEAVDHIRVWSGLAIAFGFGLIGFIDDFIKVVKKRNLGLTAKQKTVFQLILCIGYVATLAMSGAVSTTVIFPFIGQFDFGWVFYPLVVIGIYFVVNAVNLTDGIDGLASSVTVVYAIVFMILTTMLKFDSMYIFAAAIAGGCLGFLVWNFYPAKVFMGDTGSMFLGGAVVALAFGIDRPMLIVFAGIIYIIEALSVVLQVISFKTTGKRIFKMSPIHHHFEMCNWSEIKIVSVFTLVTALFGALGIFSVFLEL